A single window of Mycolicibacterium aurum DNA harbors:
- a CDS encoding CheR family methyltransferase: MSADKPESGRARELAQIEADAFFYAVYEHLGYDFRHYSDASRNRRLAAFVQRHSFRTISEAQGQVLRDPDLLAALLAGMTVNVTEMFRDPKVFAKLREEVLPRLATYPRIRIWVAGCATGEEAYSIAILLAEEGLLDRTTIYATDIDSDSLRVATTAIYPADAIVRATRNYQASGGQRPFSDWYVAKYDRCILSPELRSRLEFFSHNLATDSTFGEFNLIMCRNVFIYFEETLQRRVEGIFEESLAPFGNLVIGPREGLTGDGAKLFTPLDRRLGIYVTKNHRVWP; encoded by the coding sequence ATGTCCGCGGACAAGCCGGAGTCGGGCCGGGCGCGGGAGTTGGCCCAGATCGAGGCGGACGCGTTCTTCTACGCGGTGTACGAGCATCTGGGGTACGACTTCCGCCACTACAGTGACGCGTCGCGCAATCGACGGCTGGCCGCGTTCGTGCAGCGGCACTCCTTCCGCACCATCTCCGAAGCTCAGGGACAGGTGTTGCGCGATCCGGACCTGCTGGCCGCGCTTCTGGCGGGGATGACGGTGAACGTCACCGAGATGTTCCGGGATCCGAAGGTGTTCGCCAAACTCCGCGAGGAGGTGCTGCCGCGATTGGCGACCTATCCGCGGATCCGGATCTGGGTCGCGGGATGCGCCACAGGTGAGGAGGCCTATTCCATCGCCATCCTGCTCGCCGAGGAGGGACTGTTGGATCGGACCACCATCTACGCGACCGACATCGACAGCGACTCGCTGAGAGTCGCCACCACCGCGATCTATCCTGCCGACGCCATCGTCCGCGCCACGCGCAATTACCAGGCGAGTGGCGGGCAGCGTCCGTTCTCCGACTGGTACGTGGCGAAATACGATCGGTGCATCCTCAGCCCGGAACTGCGCTCGCGGCTGGAGTTCTTCTCGCACAATCTCGCCACCGACAGCACATTCGGGGAGTTCAACCTGATCATGTGCAGAAACGTCTTCATCTATTTTGAGGAGACGTTGCAGCGTCGGGTGGAGGGCATCTTCGAGGAAAGTCTGGCGCCCTTCGGCAATCTCGTCATCGGTCCGCGGGAAGGACTCACCGGTGACGGGGCCAAACTGTTCA
- a CDS encoding response regulator, translated as MTLTKRLAILCGSALLAIILANALYTVQINRISSLYEKRAEARNSQVAALDTARDLQSLLTKYNQFLVADDPARRAELSDELDNLDSVIDMDLRTAAAEETNSSIRLQYQQALATWATFQDNYRASIANNQESRDAATSRELDDEAAGLENQLSQVEQEAVRAVDDANRTAAQAIRFTKGTLWIFASAIVAVLGALLLVTSRNIHRTVTGAALQNEKARRAKEIQANLMTDVQGAETLAQVGGIIVSGTAHAVGAKHGALYLQDPDDHSRFSLTASYAFHRRKGLPTSYGLGDGLIGQCALEGQRIEVTGAPGDYVEVVSGLGKTDPVSLILVPIKFESEVLGVLELAGLRLFSDDDIELLESIALGAGVAIGAVESAQKTRELLRVSQAQTEELQTQEEELRAANEQLIQREDQLSAQNAELEETTEELRSQREELRASSERLESQAQSLEQKNEELQRLSASLEVKAEELAVSSRYKSEFLANMSHELRTPLNSILILASLLTDSDELNDKQHEFAETIQQSGKDLLNLIDEVLDLAKVESGSLHFERESIDVAELVHFLQRTFGPIAQDKGIAFRIDVEDTAPQRLTSDYTRIKQIAKNLVANAIKFTDQGSVTVVLSGASDTAGTPGEGYLALAVVDTGIGIDEADHNVIFESFQQAGRGSARQYGGTGLGLAISRELSRHLGGDILLRSVLGQGSTFTCYLPVGGSATPESRSNTTPSRLDVPAPAAQAPGSPAPVEGGDDEAARFGAVDTSSVTWPAGTKPVLLIVEDDATFARMLAELATEAGFESVVTPSGRMALALAKERQPAAITLDIGLPDMAGWVVLDVLKHDLATRHIPVNVVSGSNDDGRGRRMGAIQTLNKPAEISDLRSMFAATADFLKPGPRHVLVAEDDANQRQVVKHMIESDDISITCVGTGERVLEELSGPTTYDCLVLDLGLPDIDGIDLIERIKDQLKEKSLPVIVHTGRELTAAETGRLEHLAAAIVLKNARSPERLLDETALFLHRVAGDMPDSAREILANPRRIDESLEGNTVLLVDDDVRNVFSLGSALKRYGITVIPASNGQLGLDSLAEHPEIGLVLMDIMMPVMDGYEAMRRIRADSRWRNLPIVALTAKAMKGDRQKCLDAGASDYVTKPVDMDQLTSVLRVWLAGRPRAQPQSAET; from the coding sequence ATGACGCTCACCAAACGACTTGCAATCCTCTGCGGATCAGCTCTGTTGGCGATCATCCTCGCGAACGCGCTGTATACGGTCCAGATCAACCGGATCTCATCCCTCTACGAGAAACGTGCCGAGGCCAGGAATTCGCAGGTGGCCGCGCTGGACACCGCGCGGGACCTCCAGAGTCTGCTGACCAAGTACAACCAGTTTCTGGTGGCCGACGATCCCGCGCGGCGTGCCGAGCTCTCCGACGAACTCGACAATCTGGACAGCGTCATCGACATGGACCTCCGCACGGCGGCCGCCGAGGAGACGAACAGCAGCATTCGGTTGCAGTACCAGCAGGCGCTGGCGACCTGGGCGACATTCCAGGACAACTATCGGGCCAGCATCGCGAACAACCAGGAGTCACGAGACGCGGCGACCTCCCGAGAACTCGACGATGAGGCGGCCGGCTTGGAGAACCAGCTGAGTCAGGTTGAGCAAGAGGCGGTACGAGCGGTGGATGACGCCAATCGCACTGCTGCGCAGGCGATCCGTTTCACCAAGGGCACACTGTGGATCTTCGCGAGCGCGATTGTTGCGGTGCTCGGTGCCCTGCTGCTCGTGACCAGCCGCAACATCCACCGCACGGTCACGGGCGCCGCGCTGCAGAATGAGAAAGCGCGGCGTGCCAAAGAGATTCAAGCGAACCTGATGACCGACGTGCAGGGAGCGGAAACCCTGGCTCAGGTGGGCGGGATCATCGTGTCGGGCACCGCGCACGCGGTGGGTGCCAAGCACGGTGCGCTGTATCTGCAGGACCCCGACGATCACAGCCGGTTCTCCCTCACTGCGTCGTATGCCTTCCACCGCCGCAAGGGATTACCGACCTCGTACGGCCTCGGTGACGGACTGATCGGTCAGTGTGCTCTTGAGGGGCAGCGCATCGAAGTCACCGGCGCCCCGGGTGACTACGTCGAGGTCGTGTCGGGGTTGGGCAAGACCGATCCGGTGTCGTTGATCCTGGTTCCCATCAAGTTCGAGTCCGAGGTACTCGGCGTGCTGGAGCTGGCAGGCCTGCGACTGTTCTCCGACGACGACATCGAACTTTTGGAGAGCATCGCCCTCGGCGCAGGGGTGGCCATCGGCGCCGTCGAGTCGGCGCAGAAGACACGCGAGCTGCTGCGGGTATCGCAGGCGCAGACCGAGGAACTGCAGACCCAGGAAGAAGAACTCCGAGCAGCCAACGAACAGTTGATTCAGCGCGAGGACCAGCTCTCGGCCCAGAACGCCGAGCTGGAGGAGACCACCGAGGAACTCCGCTCGCAGCGGGAGGAGCTGCGGGCCAGTTCGGAACGACTTGAATCGCAGGCCCAGTCGCTGGAGCAGAAGAACGAGGAGTTGCAGCGGCTCAGCGCTTCCCTGGAAGTCAAGGCCGAGGAACTGGCCGTCTCCTCGCGGTACAAGTCAGAGTTCTTGGCGAATATGTCGCATGAACTGCGTACCCCGCTGAACAGCATCCTGATCCTGGCTAGCCTGCTGACCGACTCGGACGAACTGAACGACAAGCAGCACGAGTTCGCGGAGACCATCCAGCAGTCGGGAAAGGATCTGCTCAACCTCATCGACGAAGTGCTGGACCTGGCGAAGGTCGAATCAGGGTCGTTGCACTTCGAGCGGGAATCGATCGATGTCGCGGAGCTGGTCCACTTCCTGCAGCGCACCTTCGGCCCCATCGCGCAGGACAAGGGTATCGCGTTCCGCATCGACGTCGAAGATACTGCGCCGCAACGTCTTACCAGCGACTACACCCGGATCAAACAGATCGCCAAGAACCTGGTGGCGAACGCGATCAAGTTCACCGACCAGGGATCGGTGACCGTCGTGCTGTCCGGGGCCTCCGACACGGCGGGCACCCCGGGCGAGGGGTACCTGGCTCTGGCTGTGGTCGATACCGGCATCGGTATCGACGAGGCGGACCACAACGTGATCTTCGAGTCGTTTCAGCAGGCAGGCCGGGGATCGGCCCGGCAGTACGGTGGCACCGGACTGGGGCTGGCGATCAGCCGCGAGCTGTCACGGCACCTGGGCGGCGACATCCTGCTGCGCAGCGTCCTGGGACAGGGATCCACCTTCACCTGCTACCTCCCCGTCGGTGGGAGCGCGACTCCCGAGAGTCGAAGCAACACAACACCATCGAGGCTCGACGTACCGGCGCCCGCGGCGCAGGCGCCGGGCTCGCCCGCGCCCGTGGAGGGCGGTGACGACGAAGCGGCGCGCTTCGGCGCAGTCGACACCTCGAGTGTCACCTGGCCCGCGGGCACCAAACCCGTTCTGCTGATCGTGGAGGACGACGCCACGTTTGCGAGGATGCTGGCCGAGCTTGCCACCGAGGCCGGCTTCGAATCTGTGGTGACCCCGAGCGGCCGAATGGCTCTGGCCCTGGCCAAAGAACGGCAACCTGCTGCCATCACGTTGGACATCGGGCTGCCGGACATGGCCGGCTGGGTGGTGCTGGACGTCCTCAAGCACGATCTCGCCACCCGCCACATTCCGGTCAATGTCGTCTCCGGGTCCAACGACGACGGCCGCGGCCGACGGATGGGCGCCATCCAGACGTTGAACAAGCCCGCCGAGATCTCCGATCTGCGTTCGATGTTCGCCGCCACGGCCGACTTCCTCAAGCCTGGACCCCGTCACGTCCTGGTTGCCGAGGATGACGCCAATCAGCGGCAGGTGGTCAAGCACATGATCGAGAGTGACGACATCTCGATCACCTGTGTGGGCACCGGTGAGCGGGTACTGGAGGAGCTGTCCGGACCCACGACCTACGACTGCCTCGTGCTCGATCTGGGCCTACCCGACATCGACGGCATCGACCTCATCGAGCGGATCAAGGACCAGCTCAAGGAGAAGAGCCTGCCCGTGATCGTGCACACGGGTAGAGAATTGACCGCGGCCGAAACCGGGCGCCTGGAGCACCTGGCCGCCGCCATCGTGCTCAAGAACGCCAGATCGCCGGAGCGACTGCTGGACGAGACAGCGCTGTTCCTGCATCGTGTGGCCGGTGACATGCCGGACTCGGCACGCGAGATCCTGGCGAACCCCCGACGCATCGATGAGTCGCTGGAAGGCAACACTGTCCTGCTCGTCGACGACGACGTCCGGAACGTCTTCTCACTCGGCAGCGCTCTAAAGCGGTACGGCATCACGGTGATACCGGCGAGCAACGGGCAGTTGGGGCTGGACAGCCTGGCCGAGCATCCCGAGATCGGACTGGTCCTGATGGACATCATGATGCCCGTCATGGACGGCTACGAGGCGATGCGCCGTATCCGGGCCGATTCGCGCTGGCGCAATCTCCCTATCGTCGCGCTCACTGCGAAAGCCATGAAAGGTGACCGGCAGAAGTGCCTCGATGCGGGCGCGTCGGACTACGTCACCAAACCCGTGGACATGGATCAGCTCACCTCGGTGCTGCGAGTGTGGCTGGCCGGCCGACCCCGGGCACAGCCTCAATCCGCAGAGACGTGA